In Candidatus Binatia bacterium, one DNA window encodes the following:
- a CDS encoding cytochrome P450 — translation MTPDMTDSSLYAGDPHPTYRWLRQNAPVYRDPKSQLWVLSRYQDVFDVSKNPEVFSAAKGVLLENDAMVSIICMDDPRHQRLRKLVNRGFTPRMVGLLHERIRELAKEIVDRVAPRGECDLVRDVAVPLPLYIIAQMLGIREEDFDRFHDWSDRLIGVAGNYDDPVKMNDAVTAYAEYGNYLKEVFEDRRRNPREDLVSILVAAQEEGMLAPDEESMENDEIIMFMTLLLVAGNETTRNAISGGMLALMENRDQLELLRARPELLDGAVEEILRYVSPIICFRRTATRDTEIRGQKIAAGEGVLMLYQSANRDEEVFADPDRFDITRNPNPHLAFGIGPHFCLGANLARLELKVMVRELISRLPDIQPAPGTTPKRAASTLVAGIEHFPVVYSAAA, via the coding sequence ATGACGCCGGACATGACCGACTCGAGCCTCTACGCGGGCGACCCGCACCCGACCTACCGCTGGCTGCGTCAGAACGCTCCCGTCTACCGCGATCCGAAGTCGCAGCTCTGGGTGCTGTCGCGCTACCAGGACGTGTTCGACGTCTCGAAGAACCCCGAGGTGTTCTCGGCCGCGAAGGGCGTGCTGCTCGAGAACGACGCGATGGTGTCGATCATCTGCATGGACGACCCGCGTCACCAGCGGTTGCGCAAGCTCGTCAACCGCGGCTTCACGCCGCGCATGGTCGGGCTGCTGCACGAGCGCATCCGCGAGCTCGCGAAGGAGATCGTCGATCGCGTCGCGCCGCGCGGCGAGTGCGATCTCGTGCGCGACGTCGCGGTCCCGCTACCGCTCTACATCATCGCCCAGATGCTCGGCATCCGGGAGGAGGACTTCGACCGCTTCCACGACTGGTCGGACCGTCTGATCGGCGTCGCGGGGAACTACGACGACCCCGTCAAGATGAACGACGCGGTCACCGCGTACGCGGAGTACGGCAACTACCTGAAGGAGGTCTTCGAGGATCGCCGGCGCAATCCGCGCGAGGATCTCGTCAGCATCCTGGTCGCGGCGCAGGAGGAGGGGATGCTCGCGCCCGACGAGGAGTCGATGGAGAACGACGAGATCATCATGTTCATGACGCTGCTCCTCGTCGCGGGCAACGAGACCACGCGCAACGCGATCTCGGGCGGCATGCTCGCGCTGATGGAGAACCGCGACCAGCTCGAGCTGCTGCGCGCGCGTCCGGAGCTGCTCGACGGCGCGGTCGAGGAGATCCTGCGCTACGTCTCGCCGATCATCTGCTTCCGTCGCACGGCGACGCGCGACACCGAGATCCGCGGTCAGAAGATCGCGGCCGGCGAGGGCGTGCTGATGCTCTACCAGAGCGCGAACCGCGACGAGGAAGTCTTCGCCGACCCCGATCGCTTCGACATCACGCGCAACCCGAACCCGCACCTCGCGTTCGGGATCGGGCCGCACTTCTGCCTGGGCGCGAACCTCGCGCGCCTCGAGCTCAAGGTCATGGTGCGGGAGCTGATCTCGCGCCTGCCGGACATCCAGCCCGCGCCCGGCACGACGCCGAAGCGCGCGGCCTCGACGCTGGTCGCCGGGATCGAGCACTTCCCGGTCGTCTACAGCGCCGCCGCGTAA
- a CDS encoding peroxiredoxin, translating to MLTVGDRLPDFKVRAAVSLEKGKEFKDVTNKDFPGKWIVLFFWPKDFTFVCPTEIAEFGRRTKDFAERDAVVLGGSTDNEFSHLAWRKEHPDLKDLPFPMIHLTPKLAEQLGVLHPEAGVALRATFIIDPDGVIRFVSVNDLSVGRNVNEVLRTLDALQTDELCPCNWEKGQPTLKV from the coding sequence ATGTTGACCGTTGGTGATCGTCTCCCCGACTTCAAGGTCCGCGCCGCCGTCTCCCTCGAGAAGGGGAAGGAGTTCAAGGACGTCACGAACAAGGACTTCCCGGGCAAGTGGATCGTCCTGTTCTTCTGGCCGAAGGACTTCACCTTCGTCTGTCCGACCGAGATCGCGGAGTTCGGCCGTCGCACCAAGGACTTCGCCGAGCGTGACGCGGTGGTCCTCGGCGGCAGCACCGACAACGAGTTCTCGCACCTCGCCTGGCGCAAGGAGCACCCGGATCTGAAGGACCTGCCGTTCCCGATGATCCACCTGACGCCGAAGCTCGCCGAGCAGCTCGGTGTGCTGCACCCCGAGGCGGGCGTCGCGCTCCGCGCGACCTTCATCATCGACCCGGACGGCGTGATCCGCTTCGTGTCGGTGAACGACCTGTCCGTCGGCCGCAACGTGAACGAGGTGCTCCGCACGCTCGACGCGCTGCAGACCGACGAGCTCTGCCCGTGCAACTGGGAGAAGGGCCAGCCGACGCTGAAGGTCTGA
- a CDS encoding amidohydrolase family protein: protein MSRHHDHPTNEPEFESCDVHDDDAVYDNCGERIPGLSRRKLLARAAGLAAATPFATSGLLGLLGKGSEAEAAGKLPLRGREPAKRGTYLIRGGYVVSMDDTIGNIPDADVLVRDGVILEIGKGLRPRGAQVIDASRMIVIPGFVDTHWHVWNGLQRNLLAPGFEYFPAKTATAPHYTPEDFYNSDMLSFMEAFNAGITTVNNYAHNTRTTEHVEAELQAHLDAGIRGRYNWSTIDGQPGNVPLPIDEIRRIHAKWFSSSSPFEGLTDLGIGFRNPASNIDTFNVDTSIAVELGLPLITHSGQSARGIDATQLRSLGFLGPKTILVHYVHATSEDRAAMAETGASLSYSIHSELRLGTRGNQQEQILRMVADGVNVSLSCDANSLGPISHFQAMNVVYNIGIPWLGTTSEELPALTFRDVLKMATINGAVAMGLGDVTGSLTPGKRADIACVRADDLNMVPAADPECALVMSASVANVDTVLCDGRLVKRGGKILRFPIDTIIRRAARSAFVIRMRAGGRLTPPTTTPPAF, encoded by the coding sequence ATGAGCCGACACCACGATCACCCCACCAACGAACCCGAGTTCGAGTCGTGCGACGTGCACGACGACGACGCCGTCTACGACAACTGCGGCGAGCGCATCCCTGGATTGTCGCGCCGCAAGCTGCTCGCGCGCGCCGCAGGGCTCGCCGCGGCGACACCGTTCGCGACCTCCGGTCTGCTCGGATTGCTCGGCAAGGGATCCGAAGCGGAGGCCGCGGGCAAGCTCCCGTTGCGCGGTCGCGAGCCCGCGAAGCGCGGCACGTATCTCATCCGTGGCGGCTACGTCGTCAGCATGGACGACACGATCGGCAACATTCCGGACGCTGATGTCCTCGTGCGCGACGGCGTCATCCTCGAGATCGGCAAGGGCCTGCGACCGCGCGGCGCGCAGGTGATCGACGCCTCGCGGATGATCGTCATCCCGGGCTTCGTCGACACGCACTGGCACGTGTGGAACGGGCTGCAGCGCAACCTGCTCGCGCCGGGCTTCGAGTACTTCCCGGCGAAGACCGCGACCGCGCCGCACTACACGCCCGAGGACTTCTACAACAGCGACATGCTGTCGTTCATGGAGGCGTTCAACGCCGGCATCACGACGGTCAACAACTACGCGCACAACACGCGCACCACGGAGCACGTCGAGGCGGAGCTGCAGGCGCACCTCGATGCCGGCATCCGCGGCCGCTACAACTGGAGCACGATCGACGGACAGCCGGGCAACGTGCCGCTGCCCATCGACGAGATCCGCCGCATCCACGCGAAGTGGTTCTCGTCGTCGTCGCCCTTCGAAGGTCTCACCGACCTCGGCATCGGCTTCCGCAACCCGGCGTCGAACATCGACACGTTCAACGTCGACACGTCGATCGCGGTCGAGCTCGGCCTGCCGCTGATCACGCATTCCGGACAGAGCGCACGCGGCATCGACGCGACCCAGCTCCGCTCGCTGGGCTTCCTCGGACCGAAGACGATCCTCGTGCACTACGTCCACGCGACCTCCGAGGACCGCGCCGCGATGGCCGAGACCGGCGCCTCGCTGAGCTACTCGATCCACTCCGAGCTGCGCCTCGGCACGCGCGGCAACCAGCAGGAGCAGATCCTGCGCATGGTCGCCGACGGCGTGAACGTGTCGCTGTCGTGCGACGCGAACTCGCTCGGCCCGATCTCGCACTTCCAGGCGATGAACGTGGTCTACAACATCGGCATCCCCTGGCTCGGGACGACCAGCGAGGAGCTGCCGGCGCTCACCTTCCGCGACGTGCTGAAGATGGCGACGATCAACGGCGCGGTCGCGATGGGCCTCGGCGACGTCACCGGGTCGCTGACGCCGGGCAAGCGCGCGGACATCGCCTGCGTGCGCGCGGACGACCTCAACATGGTGCCGGCCGCGGATCCGGAGTGCGCGCTGGTGATGTCGGCGAGCGTGGCGAACGTCGACACGGTGCTGTGCGACGGACGCCTCGTGAAGCGAGGCGGCAAGATCCTGCGCTTCCCGATCGACACCATCATCCGCCGCGCGGCGCGCTCGGCGTTCGTGATCCGCATGCGCGCGGGCGGCCGGCTGACGCCGCCGACCACGACGCCGCCGGCGTTCTGA
- the mauD gene encoding methylamine dehydrogenase accessory protein MauD, producing MSDALLVSNLVLWAVVLVLAVIVVALARQVGILHERIAPVGALTIGRGPAVGEPAPIVPSTTLDGATLAVGAPSDDGRSTLLFFLSTSCPICKTVLPVLRALAHAERARVRVILAGDGDAEEHRALVREHGLESLPCVLSPVLGATWQVPRVPYAVLLDAAGTIRSKGLVNNREHLESLLEAERLGVATLQDYVEREQRRAAMHGGHA from the coding sequence ATGAGCGACGCGCTGCTGGTCTCGAACCTCGTCCTGTGGGCGGTCGTGCTCGTGCTCGCCGTGATCGTGGTCGCGCTCGCGCGCCAGGTCGGCATCCTGCACGAGCGCATCGCGCCGGTGGGTGCGCTGACGATCGGCCGCGGTCCCGCGGTCGGGGAGCCCGCTCCGATCGTGCCCTCGACGACGCTCGACGGCGCGACGCTCGCGGTCGGCGCGCCGTCGGACGACGGACGCAGCACGCTGCTCTTCTTCCTCTCGACGTCGTGCCCGATCTGCAAGACGGTGCTGCCGGTGCTGCGCGCGCTCGCGCACGCGGAGCGCGCGCGGGTGCGCGTCATCCTCGCGGGCGACGGCGACGCCGAAGAGCACCGGGCTCTCGTGCGCGAGCACGGGCTCGAGTCGCTGCCGTGCGTGCTGTCGCCGGTGCTCGGCGCGACCTGGCAGGTGCCGCGCGTCCCTTACGCAGTGCTCCTTGACGCAGCCGGAACGATTCGTTCGAAAGGGCTCGTGAACAACCGCGAGCATCTCGAGAGCCTGCTCGAGGCGGAGCGGCTCGGCGTCGCGACGCTGCAGGACTACGTCGAGCGCGAGCAACGTCGCGCCGCGATGCACGGAGGTCACGCATGA
- a CDS encoding methylamine dehydrogenase light chain, giving the protein MSLRTPRTAIDRVAEKLARGLARTTSRRSALARLGAWLVGTAGLPLLPVARGYAAIPDDSLIEGEAGDPTSCNYWRHCAIDGFLCSCCGGTVNACPPGTEMSPITWIGTCRNPADGKDYVVSYNDCCGSTLCMRCQCMRTEGEKPPYVLWKNNSLLWCFGTKSRAVHCSVSVVIGVAK; this is encoded by the coding sequence ATGAGCCTGCGCACGCCCCGCACCGCGATCGATCGCGTCGCCGAGAAGCTCGCCCGCGGTCTCGCGCGCACGACGTCGCGCCGCAGCGCGCTCGCGCGTCTCGGCGCGTGGCTGGTGGGCACGGCCGGGCTGCCGCTGCTGCCGGTCGCGCGCGGCTACGCGGCGATTCCCGACGACTCGCTCATCGAGGGCGAGGCCGGCGATCCGACGAGCTGCAACTACTGGCGGCACTGCGCGATCGACGGCTTCCTGTGCTCGTGCTGCGGCGGCACCGTGAACGCGTGCCCGCCGGGCACCGAGATGTCGCCGATCACCTGGATCGGGACCTGCCGCAACCCAGCGGACGGCAAGGACTACGTCGTCTCCTACAACGACTGCTGCGGCTCGACGCTCTGCATGCGCTGCCAGTGCATGCGCACCGAGGGCGAGAAGCCGCCCTACGTGCTGTGGAAGAACAACAGCCTCCTGTGGTGCTTCGGAACCAAGAGCCGCGCCGTGCACTGCTCCGTGTCGGTGGTGATCGGCGTCGCCAAGTGA
- a CDS encoding carboxymuconolactone decarboxylase family protein translates to MSSLETLRESLPDAARDLKIGLQSVLGAESLTPPQRWGVALASAYAARNPALRDAVLADARAAGIDEAVIDDARAAALLMGMNNVFYRSKHMLGEAYEKKPARLRMQRIAQPKGEKVDFELMSLAVSAINGCEVCLGAHEKTVREGGLSEDAVMDAVRIAAVIHGVAVALETA, encoded by the coding sequence ATGTCATCTCTGGAGACCCTACGAGAGTCGCTGCCCGACGCGGCACGCGACCTGAAGATCGGCCTCCAGTCGGTGCTCGGGGCGGAGTCTCTGACTCCGCCCCAGCGCTGGGGGGTCGCGCTCGCGTCCGCGTACGCGGCGCGCAACCCGGCCCTGCGTGACGCCGTGCTCGCCGACGCGCGCGCCGCGGGGATCGACGAGGCCGTGATCGACGACGCCCGAGCAGCCGCGCTGCTCATGGGCATGAACAACGTCTTCTACCGCTCGAAGCACATGCTCGGCGAGGCGTACGAGAAGAAGCCCGCTCGCCTGCGGATGCAGCGCATCGCGCAGCCCAAGGGCGAGAAGGTCGACTTCGAGCTGATGTCGCTCGCCGTGAGCGCGATCAACGGCTGCGAGGTGTGCCTCGGCGCGCACGAGAAGACCGTGCGCGAGGGCGGCCTCTCCGAGGACGCGGTGATGGACGCGGTGCGCATCGCCGCGGTCATCCACGGCGTCGCGGTCGCGCTCGAGACCGCCTGA
- a CDS encoding MauE/DoxX family redox-associated membrane protein, with translation MDPVVVVILRVALALLLAAAAVHKLRDVDAFCASVTAYELLPHAALGVFARVVPIAELAIAAALVVPATARAGALAAAALLALYALAIAINLARGRRDLDCGCFGASARQTIGPSLVARNLVLIAAALATLAPVDARPLAWLDWVTVALAVATLAALYGAADRLLAQAPALARLRAESRA, from the coding sequence GTGGATCCCGTCGTCGTCGTGATCCTGCGCGTCGCGCTGGCGCTGCTGCTCGCCGCCGCCGCGGTGCACAAGCTGCGCGACGTCGACGCCTTTTGCGCCTCGGTGACGGCGTACGAGCTGTTGCCGCACGCGGCGCTCGGCGTGTTCGCGCGCGTGGTGCCGATCGCCGAGCTCGCCATCGCGGCGGCGCTCGTCGTGCCGGCGACGGCGCGTGCGGGAGCGCTCGCCGCGGCCGCGCTGCTTGCCCTCTACGCGCTCGCGATCGCGATCAACCTCGCGCGCGGGAGACGCGACCTCGACTGCGGCTGCTTCGGCGCGAGCGCGCGCCAGACGATCGGCCCGAGCCTCGTCGCACGCAACCTCGTCTTGATCGCGGCGGCGCTCGCGACGCTCGCGCCGGTCGACGCGCGGCCGCTCGCCTGGCTCGACTGGGTCACCGTGGCGCTCGCGGTCGCGACGCTCGCCGCGCTCTACGGCGCCGCGGACCGTCTTCTCGCGCAGGCGCCGGCGCTCGCGCGGCTGCGCGCGGAGTCGCGCGCATGA
- a CDS encoding Fur family transcriptional regulator produces the protein MDRRVMELLESRGIQPSAQRVAVAEYALRATDHPSADVVFAKVREGFPLVSRATVYNTLNLFVEKGLLRPLVLAEGKVVFDPNVQPHHHFIDDVTGAIYDVPWDAVTVSRLEPPAEFEVREYAVVMRGRHRAKKRRKS, from the coding sequence ATGGATCGACGGGTCATGGAGCTCCTCGAGAGCCGCGGCATTCAGCCCTCGGCGCAACGCGTCGCGGTGGCGGAGTACGCGCTGCGCGCGACCGACCACCCCTCCGCGGACGTCGTGTTCGCCAAGGTCCGCGAGGGTTTCCCGCTGGTCTCGCGCGCCACCGTCTACAACACGCTCAACCTGTTCGTCGAAAAGGGCCTCCTGCGCCCGCTCGTGCTCGCGGAGGGCAAGGTGGTGTTCGATCCCAACGTCCAGCCGCACCACCACTTCATCGACGACGTCACCGGCGCCATCTACGACGTCCCCTGGGACGCGGTGACGGTGAGCCGCCTCGAGCCGCCGGCCGAGTTCGAGGTCCGCGAGTACGCCGTGGTCATGCGCGGTCGCCACCGCGCGAAGAAGCGTCGCAAGAGCTGA
- a CDS encoding cytochrome c, which yields MTRAALVARALAVLLLGASVPTAEPARAYSPEVNYALHCQGCHLADGRETPGLVPALDGTLGRMMRVRSGRDYVIRLPNVTGAQLDDAETAELVTWVVRRFGGDEVPADFAPYTAEEVAAARRAPLIDVEGARRAVLAEVAEVVARERTAAELAAERTAAR from the coding sequence GTGACGCGCGCGGCGCTCGTCGCGCGCGCTCTCGCCGTGCTGCTGCTCGGCGCGTCGGTTCCGACGGCGGAGCCTGCGCGCGCCTACTCGCCGGAGGTCAACTACGCGCTGCATTGCCAGGGTTGTCATCTCGCCGACGGTCGCGAGACGCCCGGGCTCGTGCCGGCGCTCGACGGGACGCTCGGCCGCATGATGCGCGTGCGGTCCGGTCGCGACTACGTCATCCGCTTGCCGAACGTCACCGGCGCGCAGCTCGACGACGCGGAAACCGCGGAGCTCGTCACCTGGGTCGTCCGTCGCTTCGGCGGCGACGAGGTGCCCGCGGACTTCGCGCCCTACACCGCGGAGGAGGTCGCCGCGGCCCGGCGCGCGCCGCTGATCGACGTCGAGGGCGCGCGGCGCGCGGTGCTCGCCGAGGTCGCGGAGGTCGTCGCGCGCGAGCGCACGGCGGCGGAGCTCGCGGCCGAGCGGACAGCGGCGCGATGA
- a CDS encoding patatin-like phospholipase family protein, which produces MSLAIVLAGGGCRTAWSVGFLEEVRAELPEPVEWAGVSAGACMAVGLAARSVPSMMDCFLRLAAANRRNFYPERIGRGRVFPHEPIYRQTVASGLADCGLERLREAGPVRILLAYVEPHARFLPSLWGALRGYRERKRGGILHGPEAPPPGLGVEVVTAQQLGGAAAIEDAVIASSATPFVTRLPRDGGRTYVDGGFVENVPVRALSEKARAGKVLVLLTRPAAADSLPSSAQRFYVAPETDVPIAKWDYASPARLEATYEMGRRDGRRLRERVLRWADARLAS; this is translated from the coding sequence ATGAGCCTCGCGATCGTGCTCGCCGGCGGCGGCTGCCGCACGGCGTGGAGCGTCGGCTTCCTCGAGGAGGTGCGCGCCGAGCTGCCCGAGCCCGTCGAGTGGGCCGGCGTGTCGGCCGGCGCGTGCATGGCGGTCGGGCTCGCGGCGCGCTCGGTGCCGTCGATGATGGACTGCTTCCTGCGCCTCGCGGCGGCGAACCGGCGCAACTTCTACCCCGAGCGGATCGGGCGCGGCCGCGTCTTCCCGCACGAGCCGATCTACCGGCAGACGGTCGCGAGCGGTCTCGCGGACTGCGGTCTCGAGCGTCTGCGCGAAGCGGGCCCGGTGCGCATCCTGCTCGCCTACGTCGAGCCGCACGCGCGCTTCCTGCCCTCGCTGTGGGGCGCCCTGCGCGGCTACCGCGAGCGCAAGCGCGGCGGGATCCTGCACGGTCCCGAGGCGCCGCCGCCGGGGCTCGGCGTCGAGGTGGTCACCGCGCAGCAGCTCGGTGGCGCCGCGGCGATCGAGGACGCGGTGATCGCGTCGTCGGCGACGCCGTTCGTCACGCGGCTGCCGCGCGACGGCGGGCGCACGTACGTCGACGGCGGCTTCGTCGAGAACGTTCCGGTGCGCGCGCTGTCGGAGAAGGCGCGGGCGGGGAAGGTGCTGGTGCTGCTCACGCGCCCGGCCGCGGCCGACTCCCTGCCGTCGAGCGCGCAGCGCTTCTACGTCGCGCCCGAGACCGACGTGCCGATCGCCAAGTGGGACTACGCGAGCCCGGCGCGGCTCGAGGCGACGTACGAGATGGGACGGCGCGACGGCCGCCGGCTGCGCGAGCGCGTGCTGCGCTGGGCGGACGCGCGGCTCGCGTCCTGA
- a CDS encoding metallophosphoesterase family protein: MSRSRASLEVGVLSDTHGLVRPEALDALAGVARIVHAGDVGKPEVLDALARIAPVTAVRGNNDRGAWANRLPERAVVELCGARVLVLHDRHELDLDPRAAGFAAVVCGHSHRPSIERIDGVLHLNPGSAGPRRFRLPIALARLAVADDGRIDAWIVELTPHA, translated from the coding sequence ATGTCGCGCAGCCGGGCCTCGCTCGAGGTGGGAGTGCTCTCCGACACGCACGGCCTCGTGCGTCCGGAGGCGCTCGACGCGCTCGCCGGCGTCGCGCGCATCGTTCACGCCGGCGACGTCGGCAAGCCCGAGGTGCTCGACGCGCTCGCGCGCATCGCGCCGGTCACCGCCGTGCGCGGCAACAACGATCGCGGGGCGTGGGCCAATCGCTTGCCCGAGCGCGCCGTCGTCGAGCTGTGCGGCGCGCGCGTCCTCGTGCTGCACGATCGTCACGAGCTCGACCTCGATCCGCGCGCGGCTGGCTTCGCGGCCGTCGTGTGCGGGCACTCGCACCGACCGAGCATCGAGCGGATCGACGGCGTCCTTCATCTCAACCCGGGCAGCGCCGGCCCGCGACGCTTCCGTCTGCCGATCGCGCTCGCGCGTCTCGCGGTCGCGGACGACGGCCGCATCGACGCGTGGATCGTCGAGCTCACGCCGCACGCGTGA
- a CDS encoding TetR/AcrR family transcriptional regulator, which yields MSTRAKTERARRTTTRTRNRPARRRRLAPADRRRELIRIAGDILTREGVDAVQFARVAAEAGVTRPLVYKFFESRQALIIAVLEDFAAELAERFGRGAMQRIPGSNAEAARIFVEAVCDTIEERGAGPWHLLDAKGPDPAIARRGQEILDAIVEPWKERIAEAAGTSPRETATLARMIVAAGRAALELWCNGVLTREEAVRDTARGVGALVEGFAAARSRAARARR from the coding sequence ATGTCAACGAGGGCCAAGACCGAGCGCGCACGCCGCACGACGACGCGAACGCGCAATCGCCCCGCACGGCGCCGTCGCCTCGCGCCCGCCGACCGGCGGCGCGAGCTGATCCGCATCGCCGGCGACATCCTGACGCGCGAGGGCGTCGACGCGGTGCAGTTCGCGCGCGTCGCCGCCGAGGCCGGCGTGACGCGGCCGCTGGTCTACAAGTTCTTCGAGAGCCGCCAGGCGCTGATCATCGCGGTGCTCGAGGACTTCGCGGCCGAGCTCGCGGAGCGCTTCGGACGCGGCGCCATGCAGCGCATCCCGGGCAGCAACGCCGAGGCCGCGCGCATCTTCGTCGAGGCGGTGTGCGACACGATCGAGGAGCGCGGCGCCGGCCCGTGGCACCTGCTCGACGCGAAGGGACCGGATCCGGCGATCGCGCGCCGCGGCCAGGAGATCCTCGACGCGATCGTCGAGCCGTGGAAGGAGCGCATCGCCGAGGCCGCCGGCACGTCGCCGCGCGAGACCGCGACGCTCGCGCGCATGATCGTCGCCGCGGGGCGCGCGGCGCTCGAGCTCTGGTGCAACGGCGTGCTGACGCGCGAGGAAGCGGTGCGCGACACGGCGCGCGGCGTCGGCGCGCTGGTCGAGGGCTTCGCCGCCGCACGCTCGCGCGCGGCGCGCGCGCGACGCTAG